Proteins encoded by one window of Arachis ipaensis cultivar K30076 chromosome B04, Araip1.1, whole genome shotgun sequence:
- the LOC107635341 gene encoding DCN1-like protein 2 isoform X1 (The sequence of the model RefSeq protein was modified relative to this genomic sequence to represent the inferred CDS: added 65 bases not found in genome assembly) → MDASRIDIFEIYRRFSDIKSGHGFVVGDEGYRQDSDIQKAKLSREALTQLSKLVESRVSTGATIFDELSILMSRLELVADFSEFTRFYDFVFFMCRENGQKNISVSRAVTAWKLVLAGRFPLIHQWCDFVKKNQRYNISEDTWQQVLAFSWCTRDNLDGYDPEGAWPVLIDDFVEHMYSILPCSISGSCYDNSSFRCNCGDPESKPCVFKDTLPELRSISSLKRKLPEDTGKSNMEYSNMSEDLVSSNCKRSRAHDTVDWEDNRPGNTTEDCMETSRQNSPLCSSKSPCAVEGCLSKGFAGLFSASSYVQFGRERRASFR, encoded by the exons ATGGATGCATCTCGGATCGATATATTTGAGATTTATAGAAGATTCTCCG ATATAAAATCAGGACATGGATTTGTTGTTGGAGATGAAGGGTACAGGCAGGACAGTGACATTCAGAAAGCTAAGCTTTCAAGGGAGGCATTGACACAGCTCTCCAAGTTGGTTGAGTCCAGAGTTAGTACAGG GGCAACAATTTTTGATGAACTTTCAATCCTCATGTCACGGTTGGAGTTGGTG GCAGACTTTTCAGAATTCACTCGGTTCTAtgattttgttttcttcatgtgtcgcGAGAATGGTCAAAAGAATATTT CTGTAAGCAGGGCAGTAACTGCTTGGAAATTAGTTCTTGCTGGGCGCTTTCCACTGATTCATCAATGGTGTGACTTTGTTAAG AAAAATCAACGGTACAACATCTCCGAGGATACTTGGCAGCAGGTTCTAGCTTTTAGCTGGTGTACACGCGATAATCTGGACGGGTATGATCCTGAAG GTGCTTGGCCTGTTTTAATAGATGATTTTGTTGAGCATATGTACAG TATATTACCCTGCAGTATATCAGGATCATGCTATGATAATTCCAGCTTTCGTTGTAACTGTGGTGATCCAGAATCCAAGCCATGTGTTTTCAAGGACACACTTCCTG AACTAAGAAGTATTTCCAGCCTGAAGCGGAAATTACCTGAGGACACAGGGAAAAGTAATATGGAGTATTCAAATATGTCTGAGGACTTGGTTTCTTCAAACTGTAAAAGAAGTAGAGCTCATGATACAGTGGATTGGGAGGACAATCGGCCAGGGAATACAACAGAGGACTGTATGGAAACGAGTAGACAAAACAGTCCCTTGTGCTCATCTAAGTCCCCGTGTGCTGTTGAAGGTTGTCT CTTCTTTTAGATGA
- the LOC107635341 gene encoding DCN1-like protein 2 isoform X2 (The sequence of the model RefSeq protein was modified relative to this genomic sequence to represent the inferred CDS: added 65 bases not found in genome assembly), giving the protein MDASRIDIFEIYRRFSDIKSGHGFVVGDEGYRQDSDIQKAKLSREALTQLSKLVESRVSTGATIFDELSILMSRLELVADFSEFTRFYDFVFFMCRENGQKNISVSRAVTAWKLVLAGRFPLIHQWCDFVKKNQRYNISEDTWQQVLAFSWCTRDNLDGYDPEGAWPVLIDDFVEHMYSISGSCYDNSSFRCNCGDPESKPCVFKDTLPELRSISSLKRKLPEDTGKSNMEYSNMSEDLVSSNCKRSRAHDTVDWEDNRPGNTTEDCMETSRQNSPLCSSKSPCAVEGCLSKGFAGLFSASSYVQFGRERRASFR; this is encoded by the exons ATGGATGCATCTCGGATCGATATATTTGAGATTTATAGAAGATTCTCCG ATATAAAATCAGGACATGGATTTGTTGTTGGAGATGAAGGGTACAGGCAGGACAGTGACATTCAGAAAGCTAAGCTTTCAAGGGAGGCATTGACACAGCTCTCCAAGTTGGTTGAGTCCAGAGTTAGTACAGG GGCAACAATTTTTGATGAACTTTCAATCCTCATGTCACGGTTGGAGTTGGTG GCAGACTTTTCAGAATTCACTCGGTTCTAtgattttgttttcttcatgtgtcgcGAGAATGGTCAAAAGAATATTT CTGTAAGCAGGGCAGTAACTGCTTGGAAATTAGTTCTTGCTGGGCGCTTTCCACTGATTCATCAATGGTGTGACTTTGTTAAG AAAAATCAACGGTACAACATCTCCGAGGATACTTGGCAGCAGGTTCTAGCTTTTAGCTGGTGTACACGCGATAATCTGGACGGGTATGATCCTGAAG GTGCTTGGCCTGTTTTAATAGATGATTTTGTTGAGCATATGTACAG TATATCAGGATCATGCTATGATAATTCCAGCTTTCGTTGTAACTGTGGTGATCCAGAATCCAAGCCATGTGTTTTCAAGGACACACTTCCTG AACTAAGAAGTATTTCCAGCCTGAAGCGGAAATTACCTGAGGACACAGGGAAAAGTAATATGGAGTATTCAAATATGTCTGAGGACTTGGTTTCTTCAAACTGTAAAAGAAGTAGAGCTCATGATACAGTGGATTGGGAGGACAATCGGCCAGGGAATACAACAGAGGACTGTATGGAAACGAGTAGACAAAACAGTCCCTTGTGCTCATCTAAGTCCCCGTGTGCTGTTGAAGGTTGTCT CTTCTTTTAGATGA
- the LOC107635342 gene encoding cyclic dof factor 2, with the protein MSEVAKDPAIKLFGKTIPVPEIPTGSGDLTGAPELSSVDDSVDQNNASSTNSTSSSDAHELEEIDNKDTLVNKPDEKKEEVVPLQSSEIVNPDTTSAAGEESVSPSTEKEAMPLKTSKTEEEQSETSNSQDKTLKKPDKILPCPRCNSMDTKFCYYNNYNVNQPRHFCKNCQRYWTAGGTMRNVPVGAGRRKNKNSAVHYRQINGPEGAMQNNRKDLPNGVHHPPLMCNGTVLTFGSDAPLCESMASVLNLSEKTAHNYMRNGFAKPEELRIRVPGAGGEKGDDQSNKSSVSSAKPMGGTTNSNSQEQSIQNGHSFTPQIPYFPGPPWTFPWNPAQWNSSVPPPAFCPPGFAMPFYPATAYWGVSGAWNMPWLAQPSSPNAAATNSGPNSPTLGKHSREENMFKSNEPGGENEDKQSKENHKEKCLWVPKTLRIDDPEEAAKSSIWTTLGIKHDKDDSVLGEGLFKPFPSKYHEKSHPMQASPVLQANPAALSRSLNFRETS; encoded by the exons aTGTCGGAAGTTGCAAAGGACCCTGCGATCAAGCTCTTCGGGAAGACGATCCCGGTGCCGGAGATTCCTACCGGATCCGGCGACCTCACCGGAGCTCCGGAACTCTCGTCCGTTGATGACAGTGTTGATCAGAATAACGCCTCTTCCACGAACTCTACCAGCAGCAGCGATGCACATGAGCTAGAAGAAATTGATAACAAG GATACTTTGGTAAATAAACCGGatgaaaagaaggaagaagtagtgCCCCTGCAATCATCAGAAATTGTCAATCCGGATACAACGTCTGCGGCAGGTGAAGAATCTGTTAGTCCGTCCACTGAGAAAGAAGCGATGCCCTTGAAAActtccaagactgaagaagaacAGTCTGAGACAAGTAATTCACAAGATAAGACCCTCAAAAAGCCAGACAAAATTCTGCCGTGCCCCCGCTGTAATAGCATGGACACCAAGTTCTGTTACTACAACAACTATAACGTCAACCAACCCCGCCACTTCTGCAAGAACTGTCAGAGATATTGGACTGCTGGCGGAACCATGAGGAACGTGCCTGTAGGTGCCGGTCGCAGAAAGAACAAGAACTCTGCTGTTCATTATCGTCAGATAAATGGCCCCGAAGGAGCAATGCAAAATAATAGGAAAGACTTGCCAAATGGGGTCCATCATCCTCCTTTGATGTGCAACGGCACGGTCCTTACATTTGGGTCTGATGCACCCTTGTGCGAATCAATGGCATCTGTTTTGAACCTTTCTGAAAAAACTGCACACAATTACATGAGGAATGGATTTGCTAAGCCTGAAGAGCTAAGAATTCGGGTTCCCGGTGCGGGTGGAGAAAAAGGAGACGATCAATCCAATAAATCGTCGGTTAGCTCTGCAAAACCGATGGGAGGTACAACCAATAGTAATTCCCAAGAACAATCCATTCAGAATGGTCATAGCTTCACACCACAAATTCCCTACTTTCCCGGTCCCCCTTGGACTTTCCCTTGGAATCCGGCTCAGTGGAACTCTTCGGTACCACCACCTGCTTTTTGCCCACCGGGATTTGCCATGCCTTTCTATCCTGCAACGGCTTATTGGGGTGTCTCAGGTGCATGGAACATGCCGTGGCTAGCACAACCATCATCGCCAAATGCTGCAGCCACAAACTCTGGGCCTAACTCCCCAACCTTGGGCAAACATTCAAGAGAAGAAAACATGTTTAAATCAAATGAGCCGGGTGGTGAGAATGAGGACAAACAAAGCAAAGAGAATCACAAAGAAAAGTGCCTTTGGGTTCCAAAAACACTAAGAATTGATGATCCAGAAGAAGCAGCAAAAAGTTCTATATGGACTACACTCGGAATCAAACATGATAAGGATGACTCTGTTcttggggaaggactcttcaaaccaTTCCCTTCAAAGTACCACGAAAAGAGTCATCCGATGCAAGCCTCGCCTGTCTTGCAGGCCAATCCGGCAGCATTGTCTAGGTCACTAAACTTTCGCGAGACTTCATAA
- the LOC107638140 gene encoding uncharacterized protein LOC107638140 produces MGHSCLLLLLLSSLLFVGHGFGRVGLMETHEHTHSTHSTQEYGTPMMASFEVEDYADPQPNTNPKNGYLYSPPPPSPGSPAPTPTTQEDDQDQEQD; encoded by the exons ATGGGTCACTCTTGCCTTCTCCTGCTTCTCCTTTCATCTCTCCTCTTTGttggccatg GATTTGGTAGGGTGGGACTGATGGAGACTCATGAGCATACACATTCTACTCATTCAACACAG GAATATGGTACACCAATGATGGCATCGTTTGAGGTTGAGGATTATGCCGACCCACAACCAAATACAAATCCCAAAAATGGTTATCTTTACAGTCCTCCTCCTCCTTCACCAGGTAGTCCAGCTCCTACTCCAACGACCCAAGAAGATGATCAAGACCAAGAACAAGATTAg